From one Drosophila gunungcola strain Sukarami chromosome 2R unlocalized genomic scaffold, Dgunungcola_SK_2 000006F, whole genome shotgun sequence genomic stretch:
- the LOC128255048 gene encoding uncharacterized protein LOC128255048 isoform X1: MSIKKKILVLLLYYLTRQFAETSELKEANMKVYCNEYVPYGLQTNVVITMENLPVKSAITIHLSTPSYLLAFFEIGNVPKEMPPKFRRTSSISRELSFYAIRTKKKPVYEEGYFANLTATFWSKTDRILKLLGRTKSSSRIFEIREIVPVKVNLPQRCHPHLTMPKCSDAQSPRQVLITRGLFINALFLDTCNLTIRTTYTWTLKDAVGFSQFLSYNTDSPHLSIRPFKLRFSPSHELWRNFYVLQFKGMLDGFYFSSRCYIKLIMGQVEAVIIGGKTRSASRSETLWMDGSTSYDFSKRNKEVQFSSYNWNCYSLEDSRNPFCHQNISSVAVFSIPANSLKAGCIYIFRLKVTRDEDPSISSQKEQVITIVNDNMLQVTIECVRNCRGDFFIPNSKVHLEARCTNCGSQILIYKWYVDGQFILTNKELILDKRTSSNEMRVKVLISSADGRYGWHGKILAKNPGPTGGTCSVNPKEGHEALTPFYPCCRNFVSSNSPIEYWYYAGPVLLNNCLDCNCEVYLPVTNFIKVLVCDVFWSCHTTWIKVKVAALKNIPHNIPHLLNEGPLHRYLQVIQSAASHLTKAESGIILLRNFTAIQPQSLNSLARLANLTLTLAQRLYLVDQKSKVLITMVVHKMDNNLREIYLDHNVSFLKEKPLVNIYRACLEIYEIMKRLYKSTYRPPWLTYHQNHDLNETVISDLQTLGSEITIFPWIALMNSTSEKDRLNSHFSFPKREIHEANLPGKKDVVIVTIHCFDTFPKSLTKIKSGDQNHVVYFTPAVIKEVLGKTSGRVCLKVVSTEQNLHWWYPAEKRPCALVVSVRIFEKVDQFTAQIPLINSHITFKTMALGPIQRRSSKFRATDGDTITHAGLYVNAMKEGTLHTFQDVRMYRVVLKQHTLLAVHFTRNTHELQVILKIRYKPLFREISASKCRVHGHKHKTLLLRNNCHKKRRAYMALRIASNTSIRHSANTPIADGPASFTFTFQIRSCDTWAYNYPGTEQRWLQHGCYPTMDLSVKRGARCQCSVLGTYTNYLYYIPPHQVPVGAYREAHINIYVVVFYSVTLSIILLLIVCLYIYRNSLHNKTILYPNFETEDKSKGELHDFVITLKTGGRLNAGTTASVKLALYSTLGTKRKITVFQDPGHIFIKQNTSIYLWIRTRDIRIPTEVVVYHNNAGRFPSWFLRRIEVNDMQTRESQVFMVQTWVKEDRFLLTSSLIYRPGDVRFLDSWKTRFRTHFEMLWINWSMWQPVSGGWRESAHYQHMTRAKRFCVFISKLVITLTCSAVYFGLTTTQTLQLRRTTFMNYKDLAILAIFSLFIDVVVQIVFDLTSWKCG; encoded by the exons atgtcgataaagaaaaaaatacttgTACTTTTACTATATTATTTGACCCGTCAGTTTGCTGAAACAAGTGAACTAAAAGAGGCCAATATGAAGGTGTATTGTAATGAATATGTGCCCTACGGACTACAAACCAATGTCGTTATAACCATGGAAAATCTCCCAGTTAAGTCTGCAATAACAATACATCTGAGTACTCCAAGCTACCTGTTGGCTTTTTTCGAGATCGGAAATGTGCCAAAAGAGATGCCGCCCAAGTTTAGGAGAACCTCATCAATCAGTAGAGAACTTTCGTTTTATGCAATtagaacgaaaaaaaaacctgtttATGAGGAGGGATACTTTGCCAATTTAACTGCAACTTTTTGGTCGAAAACCGATAGGATTCTCAAGCTTCTTGGTCGAACGAAATCATCTTCACGGATATTCGAAATAAGGGAAATTGTGCCCGTTAAAGTAAATCTACCCCAGCGTTGTCATCCGCATTTGACAATGCCAAAGTGCTCAGATGCCCAGTCCCCAAGACAAGTACTGATCACCCGAGGACTTTTCATCAATGCTCTATTTCTGGACACCTGCAATCTAACAATCAGGACTACTTATACTTGGACCCTGAAGGATGCCGTTGGGTTTT CACAGTTTTTATCATATAATACAGATAGCCCACATTTAAGTATTCGGCCATTTAAATTGCGGTTTTCCCCATCTCATGAATTGTGGcgcaatttttatgttttacaatTCAAGGGAATGCTTGATGGATTCTATTTCTCTTCCCGCTGTTATATAAAGCTGATAATGGGTCAGGTGGAGGCCGTAATTATTGGAGGTAAAACAAGGAGTGCCTCGCGAAGTGAAACACTGTGGATGGACGGCTCAACGAGCTACGACTTCTCCAAGAGAAATAAGGAAGTTCAGTTTTCTTCCTACAATTGGAACTGttattcccttgaggacagTCGCAATCCATTTTGCCATCAAAACATATCGTCGG TTGCGGTGTTTTCGATTCCTGCAAATTCTTTAAAAGCTGgttgcatatatatattccgTTTAAAAGTGACTAGAGATGAAGATCCTAGTATTTCTTCGCAAAAAGAGCAAGTTATTACTATTGTAAATGATAACATGCTACAGGTAACGATAGAATGTGTGAGGAATTGTAGAGGGGATTTCTTTATTCCGAATTCGAAGGTGCATCTTGAAGCAAGATGCACTAATTGCGGAAGTCAAATCCTAATATACAAATGGTATGTTGATGGTCAGTTTATACTTACCAACAAGGAGTTGATACTGGACAAACGAACTTCATCGAATGAGATGCGCGTTAAGGTACTTATTTCATCGGCAGATGGGCGGTACGGTTGGCATGGTAAGATCCTGGCTAAAAACCCGGGTCCCACTGGTGGGACATGTTCGGTGAATCCAAAGGAAGGCCACGAGGCACTCACACCGTTTTATCCCTGTTGCCGAAACTTTGTGTCATCGAATAGCCCAATTGAGTACTGGTATTACGCTGGTCCCGTACTTCTCAATAACTGCCTGGATTGCAACTGCGAGGTATATTTACctgttacaaattttattaaggtGTTAGTATGCGATGTCTTCTGGTCTTGTCACACCACTTGGATAAAGGTTAAAGTCGCTGCCCTGAAAAATATTCCCCACAATATCCCTCACCTTCTGAATGAAGGACCCTTACATCGGTATTTGCAAGTCATTCAATCTGCAGCATCTCATTTAACTAAAGCAGAATCTGGAATAATTCTTCTTAGGAACTTTACAGCGATTCAACCCCAATCATTGAATTCCCTTGCAAGACTGGCTAACCTCACCTTAACTTTAGCCCAACGTCTTTATCTTGTAGATCAAAAGTCTAAAGTATTAATAACCATGGTGGTTCACAAAATGGACAATAACTTACGGGAAATATACTTAGACCATAATGTATCCTTTCTCAAAGAAAAGCCACTTGTCAACATTTATCGTGCTTGTTTGGAGATCTATGAAATTATGAAAAGGTTATACAAAAGCACTTATCGACCTCCATGGCTAACTTATCATCAGAACCATGATCTTAATGAAACAGTGATTAGTGATCTTCAAACATTGGGCAGCGAAATAACCATATTTCCATGGATAGCACTAATGAACTCTACCTCGGAAAAGGATCGCCTAAATAGTCATTTTAGTTTTCCTAAACGTGAAATACACGAAGCAAACCTTCCTGGTAAAAAAGACGTTGTTATAGTGACAATTCATTGCTTTGACACTTTTCCAAAGTCACttacaaaaatcaaatcgGGTGATCAAAATCACGTTGTTTACTTTACACCAGCCGTTATTAAGGAAGTTTTGGGCAAAACGAGTGGTAGAGTTTGTCTTAAGGTGGTGTCTACTGAACAAAACCTGCATTGGTGGTATCCAGCTGAGAAACGACCCTGTGCTCTAGTAGTTTCTGTTCGCATTTTCGAAAAAGTGGATCAATTTACGGCTCAGATACCGCTCATAAATAGTCACATTACCTTCAAGACGATGGCGCTTGGACCTATTCAGAGGAGGTCATCGAAATTTCGAGCGACCGATGGGGATACTATTACCCATGCTGGACTTTATGTTAATGCCATGAAAGAGGGTACCCTTCATACTTTTCAGGACGTACGTATGTACCGGGTAGTACTGAAGCAGCACACATTACTGGCTGTGCACTTCACTAGAAACACTCACGAGTTGCAGGTGATTCTGAAAATAAGGTACAAGCCTCTGTTCCGAGAGATTTCCGCTTCGAAGTGTCGGGTCCATGGGCACAAGCACAAAACACTGCTTTTGCGAAATAACTGTCATAAGAAACGACGGGCATATATGGCATTGCGGATTGCCTCTAATACATCGATTAGACATAGCGCCAACACACCCATAGCCGATGGACCCGCCagttttacatttacatttcaaaTCCGTAGCTGTGATACCTGGGCTTATAACTATCCGGGGACAGAGCAACGATGGTTACAGCACGGCTGTTACCCAACCATGGATCTGAGTGTCAAGAGGGGGGCGCGCTGCCAGTGCTCTGTCCTGGGAACGTACACCAACTATTTGTACTATATTCCCCCTCATCAGGTTCCAGTTGGCGCATATAGAGAAGCACATATCAATATTTACGTTGTCGTATTTTATTCGGTTACCTTATCAATTATACTGCTGCTGATAGTGTGTTTATACATATACCGAAATAGCCTTCACAATAAGACGATTTTATATCCGAATTTTGAAACGGAGGATAAATCTAAAGGAGAGCTACATGACTTCGTGATCACTTTGAAAACCGGAGGACGTTTAAATGCCGGAACCACCGCATCAGTCAAGCTGGCATTGTATAGCACATTGGGAACGAAGCGAAAGATCACTGTTTTCCAAGATCCTGGGCACATATTTATTAAGCAAAATACCTCAATATATCTATGGATACGAACTCGAGACATCCGTATACCCACAGAAGTGGTGGTTTACCACAACAATGCCGGACGTTTTCCAAGTTGGTTTCTACGCCGCATAGAGGTGAACGACATGCAAACCCGGGAGTCGCAGGTCTTTATGGTCCAAACATGGGTGAAGGAAGATAGGTTTTTATTGACATCATCCTTGATCTATCGTCCTGGAGACGTACGCTTCCTTGACAGTTGGAAGACTCGGTTCAGGACTCATTTCGAGATGCTCTGGATCAATTGGTCAATGTGGCAGCCCGTAAGCGGAGGTTGGAGGGAATCCGCACATTATCAACACATGACACGAGCTAAGAGATTTTGCGTTTTTATCAGTAAGCTAGTTATTACCCTAACATGCAGTGCTGTGTATTTCGGCTTGACAACAACGCAAACTTTACAATTACGCCGAACAACGTTTATGAACTATAAGGATTTGGCTATTTTAGCCATTTTCAGCTTGTTCATCGATGTAGTCGTGCAAATAGTTTTTGATTTGACAAGCTGGAAATGTGGTTAA
- the LOC128255048 gene encoding uncharacterized protein LOC128255048 isoform X2: protein MPLGFFLSYNTDSPHLSIRPFKLRFSPSHELWRNFYVLQFKGMLDGFYFSSRCYIKLIMGQVEAVIIGGKTRSASRSETLWMDGSTSYDFSKRNKEVQFSSYNWNCYSLEDSRNPFCHQNISSVAVFSIPANSLKAGCIYIFRLKVTRDEDPSISSQKEQVITIVNDNMLQVTIECVRNCRGDFFIPNSKVHLEARCTNCGSQILIYKWYVDGQFILTNKELILDKRTSSNEMRVKVLISSADGRYGWHGKILAKNPGPTGGTCSVNPKEGHEALTPFYPCCRNFVSSNSPIEYWYYAGPVLLNNCLDCNCEVYLPVTNFIKVLVCDVFWSCHTTWIKVKVAALKNIPHNIPHLLNEGPLHRYLQVIQSAASHLTKAESGIILLRNFTAIQPQSLNSLARLANLTLTLAQRLYLVDQKSKVLITMVVHKMDNNLREIYLDHNVSFLKEKPLVNIYRACLEIYEIMKRLYKSTYRPPWLTYHQNHDLNETVISDLQTLGSEITIFPWIALMNSTSEKDRLNSHFSFPKREIHEANLPGKKDVVIVTIHCFDTFPKSLTKIKSGDQNHVVYFTPAVIKEVLGKTSGRVCLKVVSTEQNLHWWYPAEKRPCALVVSVRIFEKVDQFTAQIPLINSHITFKTMALGPIQRRSSKFRATDGDTITHAGLYVNAMKEGTLHTFQDVRMYRVVLKQHTLLAVHFTRNTHELQVILKIRYKPLFREISASKCRVHGHKHKTLLLRNNCHKKRRAYMALRIASNTSIRHSANTPIADGPASFTFTFQIRSCDTWAYNYPGTEQRWLQHGCYPTMDLSVKRGARCQCSVLGTYTNYLYYIPPHQVPVGAYREAHINIYVVVFYSVTLSIILLLIVCLYIYRNSLHNKTILYPNFETEDKSKGELHDFVITLKTGGRLNAGTTASVKLALYSTLGTKRKITVFQDPGHIFIKQNTSIYLWIRTRDIRIPTEVVVYHNNAGRFPSWFLRRIEVNDMQTRESQVFMVQTWVKEDRFLLTSSLIYRPGDVRFLDSWKTRFRTHFEMLWINWSMWQPVSGGWRESAHYQHMTRAKRFCVFISKLVITLTCSAVYFGLTTTQTLQLRRTTFMNYKDLAILAIFSLFIDVVVQIVFDLTSWKCG, encoded by the exons ATGCCGTTGGGTTTT TTTTTATCATATAATACAGATAGCCCACATTTAAGTATTCGGCCATTTAAATTGCGGTTTTCCCCATCTCATGAATTGTGGcgcaatttttatgttttacaatTCAAGGGAATGCTTGATGGATTCTATTTCTCTTCCCGCTGTTATATAAAGCTGATAATGGGTCAGGTGGAGGCCGTAATTATTGGAGGTAAAACAAGGAGTGCCTCGCGAAGTGAAACACTGTGGATGGACGGCTCAACGAGCTACGACTTCTCCAAGAGAAATAAGGAAGTTCAGTTTTCTTCCTACAATTGGAACTGttattcccttgaggacagTCGCAATCCATTTTGCCATCAAAACATATCGTCGG TTGCGGTGTTTTCGATTCCTGCAAATTCTTTAAAAGCTGgttgcatatatatattccgTTTAAAAGTGACTAGAGATGAAGATCCTAGTATTTCTTCGCAAAAAGAGCAAGTTATTACTATTGTAAATGATAACATGCTACAGGTAACGATAGAATGTGTGAGGAATTGTAGAGGGGATTTCTTTATTCCGAATTCGAAGGTGCATCTTGAAGCAAGATGCACTAATTGCGGAAGTCAAATCCTAATATACAAATGGTATGTTGATGGTCAGTTTATACTTACCAACAAGGAGTTGATACTGGACAAACGAACTTCATCGAATGAGATGCGCGTTAAGGTACTTATTTCATCGGCAGATGGGCGGTACGGTTGGCATGGTAAGATCCTGGCTAAAAACCCGGGTCCCACTGGTGGGACATGTTCGGTGAATCCAAAGGAAGGCCACGAGGCACTCACACCGTTTTATCCCTGTTGCCGAAACTTTGTGTCATCGAATAGCCCAATTGAGTACTGGTATTACGCTGGTCCCGTACTTCTCAATAACTGCCTGGATTGCAACTGCGAGGTATATTTACctgttacaaattttattaaggtGTTAGTATGCGATGTCTTCTGGTCTTGTCACACCACTTGGATAAAGGTTAAAGTCGCTGCCCTGAAAAATATTCCCCACAATATCCCTCACCTTCTGAATGAAGGACCCTTACATCGGTATTTGCAAGTCATTCAATCTGCAGCATCTCATTTAACTAAAGCAGAATCTGGAATAATTCTTCTTAGGAACTTTACAGCGATTCAACCCCAATCATTGAATTCCCTTGCAAGACTGGCTAACCTCACCTTAACTTTAGCCCAACGTCTTTATCTTGTAGATCAAAAGTCTAAAGTATTAATAACCATGGTGGTTCACAAAATGGACAATAACTTACGGGAAATATACTTAGACCATAATGTATCCTTTCTCAAAGAAAAGCCACTTGTCAACATTTATCGTGCTTGTTTGGAGATCTATGAAATTATGAAAAGGTTATACAAAAGCACTTATCGACCTCCATGGCTAACTTATCATCAGAACCATGATCTTAATGAAACAGTGATTAGTGATCTTCAAACATTGGGCAGCGAAATAACCATATTTCCATGGATAGCACTAATGAACTCTACCTCGGAAAAGGATCGCCTAAATAGTCATTTTAGTTTTCCTAAACGTGAAATACACGAAGCAAACCTTCCTGGTAAAAAAGACGTTGTTATAGTGACAATTCATTGCTTTGACACTTTTCCAAAGTCACttacaaaaatcaaatcgGGTGATCAAAATCACGTTGTTTACTTTACACCAGCCGTTATTAAGGAAGTTTTGGGCAAAACGAGTGGTAGAGTTTGTCTTAAGGTGGTGTCTACTGAACAAAACCTGCATTGGTGGTATCCAGCTGAGAAACGACCCTGTGCTCTAGTAGTTTCTGTTCGCATTTTCGAAAAAGTGGATCAATTTACGGCTCAGATACCGCTCATAAATAGTCACATTACCTTCAAGACGATGGCGCTTGGACCTATTCAGAGGAGGTCATCGAAATTTCGAGCGACCGATGGGGATACTATTACCCATGCTGGACTTTATGTTAATGCCATGAAAGAGGGTACCCTTCATACTTTTCAGGACGTACGTATGTACCGGGTAGTACTGAAGCAGCACACATTACTGGCTGTGCACTTCACTAGAAACACTCACGAGTTGCAGGTGATTCTGAAAATAAGGTACAAGCCTCTGTTCCGAGAGATTTCCGCTTCGAAGTGTCGGGTCCATGGGCACAAGCACAAAACACTGCTTTTGCGAAATAACTGTCATAAGAAACGACGGGCATATATGGCATTGCGGATTGCCTCTAATACATCGATTAGACATAGCGCCAACACACCCATAGCCGATGGACCCGCCagttttacatttacatttcaaaTCCGTAGCTGTGATACCTGGGCTTATAACTATCCGGGGACAGAGCAACGATGGTTACAGCACGGCTGTTACCCAACCATGGATCTGAGTGTCAAGAGGGGGGCGCGCTGCCAGTGCTCTGTCCTGGGAACGTACACCAACTATTTGTACTATATTCCCCCTCATCAGGTTCCAGTTGGCGCATATAGAGAAGCACATATCAATATTTACGTTGTCGTATTTTATTCGGTTACCTTATCAATTATACTGCTGCTGATAGTGTGTTTATACATATACCGAAATAGCCTTCACAATAAGACGATTTTATATCCGAATTTTGAAACGGAGGATAAATCTAAAGGAGAGCTACATGACTTCGTGATCACTTTGAAAACCGGAGGACGTTTAAATGCCGGAACCACCGCATCAGTCAAGCTGGCATTGTATAGCACATTGGGAACGAAGCGAAAGATCACTGTTTTCCAAGATCCTGGGCACATATTTATTAAGCAAAATACCTCAATATATCTATGGATACGAACTCGAGACATCCGTATACCCACAGAAGTGGTGGTTTACCACAACAATGCCGGACGTTTTCCAAGTTGGTTTCTACGCCGCATAGAGGTGAACGACATGCAAACCCGGGAGTCGCAGGTCTTTATGGTCCAAACATGGGTGAAGGAAGATAGGTTTTTATTGACATCATCCTTGATCTATCGTCCTGGAGACGTACGCTTCCTTGACAGTTGGAAGACTCGGTTCAGGACTCATTTCGAGATGCTCTGGATCAATTGGTCAATGTGGCAGCCCGTAAGCGGAGGTTGGAGGGAATCCGCACATTATCAACACATGACACGAGCTAAGAGATTTTGCGTTTTTATCAGTAAGCTAGTTATTACCCTAACATGCAGTGCTGTGTATTTCGGCTTGACAACAACGCAAACTTTACAATTACGCCGAACAACGTTTATGAACTATAAGGATTTGGCTATTTTAGCCATTTTCAGCTTGTTCATCGATGTAGTCGTGCAAATAGTTTTTGATTTGACAAGCTGGAAATGTGGTTAA
- the LOC128255048 gene encoding uncharacterized protein LOC128255048 isoform X3, with the protein MSIKKKILVLLLYYLTRQFAETSELKEANMKVYCNEYVPYGLQTNVVITMENLPVKSAITIHLSTPSYLLAFFEIGNVPKEMPPKFRRTSSISRELSFYAIRTKKKPVYEEGYFANLTATFWSKTDRILKLLGRTKSSSRIFEIREIVPVKVNLPQRCHPHLTMPKCSDAQSPRQVLITRGLFINALFLDTCNLTIRTTYTWTLKDAVGFSQFLSYNTDSPHLSIRPFKLRFSPSHELWRNFYVLQFKGMLDGFYFSSRCYIKLIMGQVEAVIIGGKTRSASRSETLWMDGSTSYDFSKRNKEVQFSSYNWNCYSLEDSRNPFCHQNISCGVFDSCKFFKSWLHIYIPFKSD; encoded by the exons atgtcgataaagaaaaaaatacttgTACTTTTACTATATTATTTGACCCGTCAGTTTGCTGAAACAAGTGAACTAAAAGAGGCCAATATGAAGGTGTATTGTAATGAATATGTGCCCTACGGACTACAAACCAATGTCGTTATAACCATGGAAAATCTCCCAGTTAAGTCTGCAATAACAATACATCTGAGTACTCCAAGCTACCTGTTGGCTTTTTTCGAGATCGGAAATGTGCCAAAAGAGATGCCGCCCAAGTTTAGGAGAACCTCATCAATCAGTAGAGAACTTTCGTTTTATGCAATtagaacgaaaaaaaaacctgtttATGAGGAGGGATACTTTGCCAATTTAACTGCAACTTTTTGGTCGAAAACCGATAGGATTCTCAAGCTTCTTGGTCGAACGAAATCATCTTCACGGATATTCGAAATAAGGGAAATTGTGCCCGTTAAAGTAAATCTACCCCAGCGTTGTCATCCGCATTTGACAATGCCAAAGTGCTCAGATGCCCAGTCCCCAAGACAAGTACTGATCACCCGAGGACTTTTCATCAATGCTCTATTTCTGGACACCTGCAATCTAACAATCAGGACTACTTATACTTGGACCCTGAAGGATGCCGTTGGGTTTT CACAGTTTTTATCATATAATACAGATAGCCCACATTTAAGTATTCGGCCATTTAAATTGCGGTTTTCCCCATCTCATGAATTGTGGcgcaatttttatgttttacaatTCAAGGGAATGCTTGATGGATTCTATTTCTCTTCCCGCTGTTATATAAAGCTGATAATGGGTCAGGTGGAGGCCGTAATTATTGGAGGTAAAACAAGGAGTGCCTCGCGAAGTGAAACACTGTGGATGGACGGCTCAACGAGCTACGACTTCTCCAAGAGAAATAAGGAAGTTCAGTTTTCTTCCTACAATTGGAACTGttattcccttgaggacagTCGCAATCCATTTTGCCATCAAAACATATC TTGCGGTGTTTTCGATTCCTGCAAATTCTTTAAAAGCTGgttgcatatatatattccgTTTAAAAGTGACTAG
- the LOC128254774 gene encoding larval cuticle protein LCP-22, whose protein sequence is MSLKLLSCLFVLALAAIACEGQTQYNPYLRNPYYRDLYYRNRDLYNLRRYYDGFYKKYNPYIAAAQARIVEQKNDVNYGPGSYAYSYETENGIHGEEKGAPVNIGGQQQEEQVEGAYSFITPEGLRVGVKYLADANGFRPVITYDGVNAAFYASQPAAANVVHTKH, encoded by the exons ATGTCTTTAAAGCTG TTATCCTGCCTTTTTGTGCTCGCCTTGGCTGCCATTGCCTGTGAAGGACAGACCCAGTACAATCCCTACCTAAGGAACCCATACTATCGCGATCTGTACTACCGGAATCGCGATCTGTACAACCTGCGTCGCTACTACGATGGATTCTACAAGAAATACAATCCCTACATTGCCGCTGCCCAGGCCAGAATTGTGGAGCAAAAGAACGATGTGAACTACGGACCGGGTTCCTATGCCTACAGCTATGAGACGGAGAACGGCATCCACGGCGAGGAGAAGGGTGCTCCGGTGAATATCGGTggccagcagcaggaggagcaagTGGAGGGAGCCTACTCCTTCATCACACCCGAGGGTCTCCGCGTGGGAGTCAAATACCTGGCCGATGCCAATGGTTTCCGTCCCGTGATCACTT ATGACGGCGTGAACGCCGCCTTTTATGCCAGTCAGCCAGCCGCAGCCAACGTGGTCCATACCAAGCATTGA
- the LOC128254795 gene encoding larval cuticle protein LCP-30 isoform X1, producing the protein MFTKSMLSFTLVVALFAVCHTSPVPDENGKYTVPQQSSSDGKYRPSDDGRYHANTQNEGRSGSQESLGRYHHMPQPYRHVDDQRELGVYHHIPNPYDGGYGPYAGLNLPYIHDDRPYNHDLYTTTTTKKPTTTTKRTTTTTTTTTTTPRNILFNYDDEGRHKILHKEEVRKQDKYDHSYLTENGIYGEEQAKLHHTGGTHAKGYYEYTGDDGKLYRVNYASNNGGFMPEGDHIHPIPDAIARALKYVEEQHKANGGAQFDHRGFRINHMTKDIKAQIKAIHVERMPKELGDQIRMLEHEVELAEEEEREEQAEMERRRKAARHH; encoded by the exons ATGTTCACCAAGTCCATGCTGAGCTTCACCCTGGTCGTG GCCCTCTTTGCTGTCTGCCACACCAGTCCGGTTCCGGACGAAAATGGCAAGTATACGGTTCCACAGCAATCCTCTAGCGATGGAAAGTATCGCCCCAGCGACGATGGACGTTACCATGCGAATACTCAGAACGaag GACGGAGTGGTTCGCAAGAGAGTTTAG GTCGCTATCACCACATGCCCCAGCCCTATAGACATGTGGACGATCAGCGTGAGCTTGGAGTCTACCATCACATTCCCAATCCCTATGATGGTGGCTATGGACCCTATGCCGGATTAAATCTTCCCTATATCCATGACGACAGGCCCTACAA CCACGACCTGTACACA ACCACGACCACAAAGaaacccaccaccaccaccaaaaggacgacgacgacaaccACCACGACCACCACCACGCCCCGAAACATCCTGTTCAACTACGATGACGAGGGTCGCCACAAGATTCTGCACAAGGAAGAGGTCCGCAAGCAGGACAAATATGATCATTc TTACCTGACCGAGAACGGAATCTATGGCGAGGAGCAGGCCAAGCTCCATCACACCGGAGGAACCCATGCCAAGGGCTACTATGAGTACACCGGCGACGATGGCAAGCTGTACCGCGTGAACTACGCCTCCAACAATGGCGGCTTCATGCCCGAGGGCGACCACATCCATCCGATCCCCGACGCCATCGCCCGTGCCCTCAAGTACGTGGAGGAGCAGCACAAGGCCAACGGCGGAGCCCAGTTCGACCATCGCGGCTTCCGCATCAACCACATGACCAAGGATATCAAGGCCCAGATCAAGGCGATCCATGTGGAGCGCATGCCCAAGGAGCTGGGCGACCAGATCCGCATGCTGGAGCACGAGGTGGAGCtcgccgaggaggaggagcgcgAGGAGCAGGCCGAGATGGAGCGCCGGCGGAAGGCAGCCAGACACCACTAA
- the LOC128254795 gene encoding larval cuticle protein LCP-30 isoform X2 has product MFTKSMLSFTLVVALFAVCHTSPVPDENGKYTVPQQSSSDGKYRPSDDGRYHANTQNEGRYHHMPQPYRHVDDQRELGVYHHIPNPYDGGYGPYAGLNLPYIHDDRPYNHDLYTTTTTKKPTTTTKRTTTTTTTTTTTPRNILFNYDDEGRHKILHKEEVRKQDKYDHSYLTENGIYGEEQAKLHHTGGTHAKGYYEYTGDDGKLYRVNYASNNGGFMPEGDHIHPIPDAIARALKYVEEQHKANGGAQFDHRGFRINHMTKDIKAQIKAIHVERMPKELGDQIRMLEHEVELAEEEEREEQAEMERRRKAARHH; this is encoded by the exons ATGTTCACCAAGTCCATGCTGAGCTTCACCCTGGTCGTG GCCCTCTTTGCTGTCTGCCACACCAGTCCGGTTCCGGACGAAAATGGCAAGTATACGGTTCCACAGCAATCCTCTAGCGATGGAAAGTATCGCCCCAGCGACGATGGACGTTACCATGCGAATACTCAGAACGaag GTCGCTATCACCACATGCCCCAGCCCTATAGACATGTGGACGATCAGCGTGAGCTTGGAGTCTACCATCACATTCCCAATCCCTATGATGGTGGCTATGGACCCTATGCCGGATTAAATCTTCCCTATATCCATGACGACAGGCCCTACAA CCACGACCTGTACACA ACCACGACCACAAAGaaacccaccaccaccaccaaaaggacgacgacgacaaccACCACGACCACCACCACGCCCCGAAACATCCTGTTCAACTACGATGACGAGGGTCGCCACAAGATTCTGCACAAGGAAGAGGTCCGCAAGCAGGACAAATATGATCATTc TTACCTGACCGAGAACGGAATCTATGGCGAGGAGCAGGCCAAGCTCCATCACACCGGAGGAACCCATGCCAAGGGCTACTATGAGTACACCGGCGACGATGGCAAGCTGTACCGCGTGAACTACGCCTCCAACAATGGCGGCTTCATGCCCGAGGGCGACCACATCCATCCGATCCCCGACGCCATCGCCCGTGCCCTCAAGTACGTGGAGGAGCAGCACAAGGCCAACGGCGGAGCCCAGTTCGACCATCGCGGCTTCCGCATCAACCACATGACCAAGGATATCAAGGCCCAGATCAAGGCGATCCATGTGGAGCGCATGCCCAAGGAGCTGGGCGACCAGATCCGCATGCTGGAGCACGAGGTGGAGCtcgccgaggaggaggagcgcgAGGAGCAGGCCGAGATGGAGCGCCGGCGGAAGGCAGCCAGACACCACTAA